From Corvus moneduloides isolate bCorMon1 chromosome 2, bCorMon1.pri, whole genome shotgun sequence, one genomic window encodes:
- the LOC116436348 gene encoding taste receptor type 2 member 40-like, with translation MVTSFALLCLSIAIIESMAGILGNGIILAVSASSCIGSKTWSPYDMIMISLSSSRIILHSGTILVLFMSIFSEHLYREENVFVVSNTAFIFLNCSGLWFGAWLSVFYCIKVASFTRPFFIWMKQRIARLVPWMLLTSCLHSFAAAIPFALDLYNGHNNFTASLPMTNSSAMRITRKDNLTLLIYLCEASTALPLILSVVSSVLLIRSLLVHTRQMQNNASGFRDPSLEAHTSAIKSVCSLLIFYITYFACLLLLLSNTFSFLSDAQSVCEAVMAACPTGHTLVLIWSNPKFRELTARIWHHTKCPLRTTSM, from the coding sequence ATGGTCACATCTTTTGCTCTCCTTTGTCTATCAATTGCCATAATTGAATCCATGGCAGGAATTCTAGGAAATGGAATTATCTTGGCTGTCAGTGCATCTAGCTGCATTGGGAGCAAAACATGGTCTCCATATGATATGATCATGATCTCTCTGAGTTCATCTAGAATCATTTTGCACTCTGGGACTATACTGGTTTTGTTCATGAGTATATTTTCTGAACACTTGTATCgtgaagaaaatgtatttgtagTTTCCAATACAGCTTTTATATTTCTGAACTGCTCCGGTCTCTGGTTTGGTGCCTGGCTTAGTGTCTTCTATTGCATCAAGGTTGCCAGTTTTACACGGCCTTTCTTCATCTGGATGAAGCAAAGAATTGCCAGGCTGGTACCCTGGATGCTGCTCACATCATGCCTCCACTCCTTTGCAGCTGCAATTCCCTTCGCCTTAGATCTCTACAATGGGCACAACAACTTCACTGCTTCTTTACCCATGACAAACTCTTCAGCAATGAGAATCACAAGGAAAGACAACTTAACTTTATTGATTTATCTTTGTGAGGCAAGTACAGCTTTGCCTTTAATACTGTCTGTTGTTTCAAGTGTCCTGCTGATTCGGTCTCTGTTGGTACACACCAGACAGATGCAAAATAATGCAAGTGGCTTCAGGGATCCCAGCTTAGAGGCCCATACCAGTGCCATCAAGTCAGTCTGTTCCTTACTTATCTTCTACATTACatattttgcttgtttgcttctTCTCTTAAGcaatactttttcatttttaagtgaTGCGCAATCAGTGTGTGAAGCTGTAATGGCTGCCTGTCCCACAGGACACACATTGGTCTTAATTTGGAGCAATCCAAAATTTCGAGAGCTGACAGCTAGGATTTGGCATCACACTAAATGTCCACTCAGAACCACATCCATGTAA